Within the Tessaracoccus flavescens genome, the region GGTGTAGGCGTGGCTGCCCCACGTTCTCGTGCGCTCAACTGCGCGCGGCGGGGGCTCCTCGATCGTGTAGAACTGCGTCTTCGAGTCGTCGACCCACCCGGCGAAGATCATCACGTGCCCGGCGGCCCCTGCTGTGCCGCCCCCGCCCCGCCGCCGGGGCTCATCGAGGCGGAGAATCCACGGACCCCGCCCGCGGCATCGTCGAATGCGCCCGCGGCCTTTGCCCACGAAGCGGCGTCGAAGCTGATCGTCACTGCTGCTCCTCCATCTCGCGCACGAGGGATCTCAACTGGTCTCCGGTCAGGGCGGGCATGGTCGGCTGTGGTGCCTGCCGCAGAGCCGCCGCCTGCGCATCGAGCGCCGCGTTGGCCGCCTCGGTGAGCGCCTCCTGGAGGTCGTAATGCTGGGCCAGCGCCCTCCAGACGGGGCTGATCGTCACCTCTGTGACGGTGGCGCCCGTGAGTTCGACCTGAATGGCCGCGTTCGCCGACGAGCCGACCACCGGCGCGTTGCTGATGTGTTCCATGCCGACTCCCTCCGGACGCAACACTATGGCTGGCCCAGTTCATCACCACGCCCCGACAAGCACCCTCATCGCTAACTGGAGTAGTTCGTTTACTGGAAAAATACCAGATAACCGGCTAGGGTGGCGGGCATGGAGAAGGACTGGAACCACGACCTGCGAGACGCCGGTCTGCGCGTCACCGCCGGCCGGGTCGCCGTCCTGAGCGAGCTCGACGCCCACCCGCACAGCGGCGTCACCGAGCTCGCGGAGGCCGTCCGGTCGCGCATCGGCAGCACCTCGCTGCAGGCCGTCTACGACACGCTCTCCGCGCTGCACCGCTCCGGCCTGATCCGACGGGTCGAGCCGGCAGGCCAGCCGCCGCGCTACGAGATCCAGCACGGAGACAACCACCACCACCTGATGTGCCGTTCGTGCGCAGCGATGTTCGACGTCGCCTGCTCGGTCGGCCACTCCCCCTGTTTGTCCCCCAGTGACGCCCGGGGCTTCGTCGTCGACGAGGCCGAGGTCATCTACTGGGGGCTGTGTGCACAGTGCAACGAATCCCACGAGAGGTAGATCACATGAGCAACCGCGAAACCATGGGCGAACAGCAGCCCATCGGCGTCTCGACCCGACTGAACGGCGCGCCGGCCGAGTCCGATGCGCATTCGCTGACTGTCGGCAATGACGGCCCGATCGTGCTGCACGACGTCCACCTGGTCGAGCAGCTCGCCCACTTCAACCGCGAGCGGGTGCCGGAGCGCACCCCGCACGCGAAGGGCTCCGGCGCCTTCGGAACCTTCACCGTCACCAACGACGTGACCGCCTACACCAAGGCCGCCCCGTTCCAGCCGGGCGCTGAGACGAAGATGGTCGCGCGCTTCTCCACCGTCGCGGGTGAGCAGGGCTCCCCCGACACGTGGCGCGACGTGCGCGGCTTCTCGACGCGCTTCTACTCCACCGAGGGCAACCTGGACATCGTCGGCAACAACACCCCCGTGTTCTTCCTGCGCGACCCCATGAAGTTCCCCCACTTCATCCGCTCGCAGAAGCGACTCCCGTCCTCCGGCCTGCGCGACAACAACATGCAGTGGGACTTCTGGACCGCCTCGCCCGAGTCGGCCCACCAGGTGACCTACCTCATGGGTGACCGCGGCCTTCCGAAGTCCTGGCGACACATGCACGGCTTCTCCTCGCACACCTACATGTGGATCAACGCGGCGGGCGAGAAGCACTGGGTGAAGTACCACTTCCGCACGAACCAAGGCGAGGAGAACCTGACCGCGGCCGAGGCCGAGAAGATCGCAGGGGCCGACGCCGACTACCACCGTCGCGACCTGCATGAGGCCATCGAGCGCGGGGAGTTCCCGTCCTGGACCCTCCACGTCCAGGTGATGGCCTATGCGGACGCCGAGGACTACCGGTTCAACCCGTTCGACCTGACCAAGACCTGGTCGCAGAAGGACTACCCGCTGATCGAGGTGGGCGTCATGGAGCTGAACAAGAACCCGGACAACTTCTACGCACAGATCGAGCAGGCTGCCTTCTCGCCGTCGAACATCATCCCCGGAACCGGCATCTCTCCCGACAAGATGCTGATGGCCCGAGTCTTCGCCTACCCGGACGCGCACCGGGCGAGGATCGGCTCGAACTTCCACCAGCTGCCCGTTAACCAGCCGGTGACGAAGGAGTTCAACAACTACGCCGAGCAGGGGCACATGCAGTACCACCACACCGGTGACGCCCCCGTGTACGCCCCGAACAGCTACGGCCGGATGTTCTCCGAGGCCCAGGGCGTGGCCGAGGACGGCTGGGAGTCCGACGGCGCCCTCGTGCGCTCGGCCGCGACCCTGCACGCCGAGGACGACGACTTCGGCCAGGCGGGAACGCTGGTGCGGGAGGTCTTCGACGACGAGCAGCGCGACCGCTTCGTCGAGACGGTCTCCGGCCAGCTCCTCGGCGGACTGACCCCCGAGGTGCTGGAGCGCGCCTTCCAGTACTGGAAGAACGTCGACGAGACGATCGGCCAGCGCATCGAGGACGCGGTCCGCGCGGCGGGCTGACCCCGAAGCAGAAGAGGCGGTGGTCCCCCCGGGGGCCGCCGCCTCTTCGCGTCTCACAGGGAGATGTAGGGCGCCTCAGGCGGGGCCTCGATGATGCCCGCCTCGGTCAGGAACTCACCCATCCGCGCGAAGGCCGCCTCGTCGACGGAGACGTCGACCTTCCCGTCGCGCAGCCACATCTGCGTCGTGGCCTCGAGCACCTTGGCGGCCGCCTCGCGCTGCGTGGCGTCGGAGAGGGCGGGCACCTGCTTCGCCGTCGCCTCAAGCGCCGCCTGCGGGTCGTCGATCACCGCCTGCTGTGCCTCGGCCATCGCGTCGGCCATCCGCTTGAGGCTCGCATCCTCGAGTGCGCCGCCCCTGGTGATCAGGCTGGGCCCGACAAGGCTCGGCTCGCTCTCGCTGGTCACCGGAAGCGCGAGCGGCGTGCCACCCCTCAGCTGCAGCTGCACGAGCTCGTTGTTGATGAACCCGACGATGAAGTCGACCTTCCCGGCCTCGAGGGCACTGAGCGCCGTGTAGCCGATGTCCTGCAGTGTGACCTGCTGCTCCGTCAGCCCGGAGCGGTGGATGGCGCACAGCGCCGCGTAGTAGCTGGAGCCAAAGTGGCCGGGGATGCCGAGCGTGCGTCCTTCGAGGACGGTGAGCGGCTCGGGGGGAAGGGTGAGGGTGCCGTCGAGGCCGATCACGTTGAGCGGGTAGGTCTGGTACGACGTGGCGAAGGTGCGCAGGTCGTTGCCTCCTGCAGCCGCGACCATCGCCTCGTCTGCGGAGGCGAACACGACCTGTTCGCCGCCGCGAAGCAGGGCGCCGAACACGTCCTCCTGTTCTCCGTGGTGGCGTAGCGTCACGTCGAGGCCGTTGTCGGCGAAGATGCCGCGGTCGACGCCGAGGTAGAAGGCGCTGAACTGGACGTTGGGGATGTAGGTGAGGCCGACGGTGACCTTCCCGCCCTGCTCTCCGCCGCTCGTGCCGCAGGCGGCGAGGCCCACCGCGGCGCCGGCCGCCAGCCCGCCGAGCAGGAAACCGCGTCGGTCGATCATGAGGATTCTCCTTGGAGTCGGTTGACGGCGGCACGCTCCAGCAGCGTGACGAGGCCGTGCAGGATGAGGGCTGAGATGGAGACCCAGGCGACGACGGCGAAGACGCCCGCCGTGTCGGCCGCATCCCGGGAAAGGGTGAGCAGGGTGCCCATTCCGGTGCCGCCCATGACGAGTTCACCCACGACGGCGCCCGTCATGGCGAGCACGACCCCTCCGCGCACCCCTGCGAGGATCGCGGGAGCGGCCATGGGTGCCTCGATGTGGACGAGCCGCTGCCAGCCGCTCGCCCCGTCGAGCATCGCATTCTCGACCACGCGCATGTCGAGCGAGCGGAGTCCCACGACGGTGGTGGTGACGATCGGGAAGAACGCGACGATGGCGCACAGGACGGCGATGGGGACGGTCCCGTAGCCGATCCACAGCACGAGCAGCGGGGCGATCGCGACGAGTGGGACGGTCTGGGACAGCGCGACGAACGGCTCGACCACCGCGGCGAGCACCCGTGAATGGGCGATGCACACACCGAGCGGGAGTGCCACGAGCACCGCGATGACGGCGCCGAGCACGGCCGCGGTGAGGGTGGGTGCGAGGTAGCGCCAGGCGACCCCGGTGGCCGCCTGGTCAAGCATGCGGCCGAGCACCTCGCCAGGGCCGGGAAGCAGGTACGGGCCGATCAGGCCGGCGGCCGTCACCGCCCACCAGATGCCGACGATCAGCGACGCGGCGGCCAGCGCAGGCATCCAGCGGCCCTTCAGGGGTCGGGTGCGCGCCGTGTAGGCGGACCACAGCCCCAGGTGGGAGAGGCGCTGACGCCGGTTCATGGAACCCCGTTTCCATCCATGGCTCCGGGGCGGTCGCGACAACACCGCCGTCCAAGATGCGTGCGCACGCGCACGCCACGGCAGTGGCGCCGTGTTCCTCCCATCCAGACTCTCACTGTCGGTCTCGGAATTTCACCGAGTCAACCCTTCGGCCATGAGGCCTGGGGGGTCGCGGACTGTCACCGCCGGTTCGGACTTACACCGACCCCGGAACACGTTTGGCCACAGATTAGCACGCACCGACAGCCCGGCTCCCGCCGCGCCAGGTCAGGTCCAGAACAGCTCCTCGGTGACCTCGTGCGCCCTGCGCAGCAGGCGGCGGGTCTCGTCGTCGAGCCGTGAGGCCTGCCCCGTCGGATAGCCGAGGACGTCGGCGATCGCCGCGAGCTCGCGAGCGTCGGCAGGCATCGAGTCGCTCGCCCTCCCCCGTACAAGCATCATGGCGTCGCGCAGCTCGCTCGCTCGCCGCCAGGCCCCGGCCAGCCGACTCGCCTGCTGGGCGGTGACCAGGTCGAGCTCGGCGAGCGCGTCGAGCGCCGCCATGGTTGAAGGGGTGCGCAGCTCGACGTGTGCGTGCGCATGCTGGAGTTGGAGCAGCTGGACGGTCCATTCGACGTCGGAGAGGCCGCCGGGGCCGAGCTTGAGGTGCCTGTCCCGGGCAACCCCGCGCGGGATGCGTTCCTTCTCCATCCTGGCCTTCAGCTTGCGGATCTCGACCACCTGCTGCTGCGTCAGCCCACCGTCGCGATAGCGGAACCGGTCGGTGCTCTCCAGCACCCGGCCGGCCAGCTCCCGGTTACCCGCGCCCGGCCGGGCACGGAGCAGCATCTGCGCCTCCCAGGTGGAGGCCCACTTGTCGTAGTAGGCGATGTAGGAACCGACTGTGCGCACCTGCGGTCCGCCCTTTCCCTCCGGGCGCAGGTCGCTGTCGATCACCAGCGCGGGGTCGGGTCCAGGCTTGCCGACGATCTCCGCGGCGCGCCGCACGAGCGAGGTCGCCTTCGTGATCTCCTCCGGCTCGACGCCGTCCGGCACGACGAACATGCAGTCGGCGTCCGAGGAGTAGCTCATCTCGTAGCCTCCCCATCTTCCGAGCGCGATCACGCCGACATCGCAGGCGTCGATCTCGCGGCGGGCGAGGAACAGCCCCGCGTCGATGGTGGCCGAGGCCAGGTCGCTCAGCGCGGTGCCGACCGCAGTGAGGTCGGCGAGGCCGAGCACGTCTGCGAGCGCGATGCGGCAGAGCTCGGAGCGGCGAAGGGCACGGACCGAGGCGATCGCCTTGTCCAGGTCGTCGTGGCGCGAGGCGGCCCGCTGCATGGAGGTGGCGAGTTCCTGGGCCGAGCGGGGGCGCAACTCCTCGTTGCTGCCGAGCATCCGGATCATGTCCGGTGCGCGACTCAGCAGGTCGACCACGTAGCGGCTCGACGAGGCGATGCGGGCGAGCCGGTGCGCCATGTAGCCGTCGTCGCGCAGCGCCCGCAGGTACCAGGAGGCGGTGCCGAGCGCCTCGGAGAGCTGGCGGAAGGCGAGCAGCCCGAAGTCGGGGTTCGGACCTTCCGCGAACCAGCCGAGCATCGCGGGGAGCAGCTGGCGTTGGATCTCTGCTGCCCGGTCGGTGCTCCTGGTGAGGGCCTGGATGTGGCCCAGTGCCGCCTGCGGATCCTTGAACCCGAGGGCCCGCATCCGCGTCTTCGCCGCGTCGGCGGTGAGCTTGAGCCCATCGGTCGAGACGGCGCTGACCGCCTCGAGCAGCGGGGAGAAGAAGATGCGCTGCTGCAGGGCACGCACCTTGCGGGTCGAGTCGCGCCACTGCTTCATCAGGTCGTCGGCCTGGGTGCCCATCGAGCGGGCGATCTGGCTCAGCGCCGCGTCCTCGTCCGGGAGCACGTGGGTGCGGCGCAGCCTGCGCAGTTGCACGCGGTGCTCGAGGACGCGCTGGAAGCGGTAGGCATCTGCCATCTGGGCGCCGTCGCTGCGGCCGATGTAGCCGCTGTCGACCAGTTCCCTCAGCCCTTCGAAGGTGCCGCGCACCCGGATCCGGTCGTCCGCCCTGCCGTGCACGAGCTGGAGGAGCTGGACGGAGAACTCTGTGTCGCGCAGGCCGCCCTTGCCGAGTTTGATCTCGCGGTCGGCCTGCTTGCTCGGGATCAGCGAGATCACCCTCTCGCGCATCGCCCGCGCCTCGGACAGGAACTCCTGGCGCTCCCCTGCCTTCCAGACCATCGGCCACACGAGCTCGACGAAGGCCTCCCCCAGTTGCCGGTCGCCCGCCGCCGGGCGCGCCTTGAGCATGGCCTGGAACTCCCAGTTCTTCGCCCACTTCTCGTAGTAGACGCGGGCGCTGTCGAGGGTGCGCACGAGCGGGCCCGCCTTCCCCTCGGGGCGCAGCGCGGCGTCCACCTGGAAGATGGTGCCCTCGGCGGTGTGCGCCGAGCAGATCCTGGCCTGGGCCGCGGCCAGGCGTGCTGCGACCTGCATGGCGCGTTCGGTGTCGGCGCCGTCGACGGGTTCGGCGATGTAGACAACGTCGACGTCGGAGATGTAGTTGAGCTCCCGCGCCCCCGTCTTGCCCATGGCGAGCACGGCGATGCGGACGAGCTCGGAGTCGGCGACCTCGGCCCGGGCGTAGGCGAGCGAGATCTCGAGCACGGCGTCTGCGACCGCAGCGAGTTCGGCCGCGATGTCGTCGACGATGGTCGCCGGGTCGGAGGCACCCAGGTCGCGCGCTGCGATCTCGGTCAGCGCGATCCGGTTGGCGAGGCGCAGCGCATCCGCCCCGTCGGAGGGGACGCCGTCGACGAGGCCGACCCGGTCGGCGAAGAAGTTCAACCACCCCTCGGGGCCGCGGGCCCGCGGCTCCTCGCGGAGTGCGACGACCTCTGCCGGGTGCCGGACGAGGGTCTGGGCGAGCACGGAGGAGCCGCCGAGCACGAGCAGCAGGCGCCGCAGCCACGCCTCGTCGGCGATCACCTCGTCGAAGACCGGGTCGGCGGAGATGCGTTCGAGGCTGTCGAGCGCCTGGTCGCGGTCGGCGACCCCAGCGAAGAGGGCGAGATCGACCGGCGGCTCCTCACCGATCCTGCTCTGCCAGCGTTCCCAGACGCGCGCGGCGGACGTGGCCGACTCGAAGCCTCTGCGGGCGAACTCGGCGGTCGGGGACGTGTACCTGCTCACCCGGCCACAGTATCGCTCCGGCTATCCTTGCCAGGTCATGTTCAAGCCATCACCCAAGGTCGTCGCCGCGCTGCGCGGCAGGATCGACGACGCCTCCCTCGACGCGGAGCTGGCCCGGAAGCGTCCCGACCTCACCTCGCTGCTGCTGCGCGTGGCCCGCGACGAGGACGGCGACCTCGGCAGGGAGCTGACCGCCGCCGTCTGCCGGGCCGGCTGCGCCCTGCTCGGGGAGCGCCATCCAGGGGCGAGCATCGAGGTGCGGGTGCCGCCGTTCGCGGCCGTCCAGATCGGCTTCGGCAGCGGTCCGCGGCACACGCGCGGAACCCCACCAAATGTCGTGGAGTTCGAGCCGCAGACGTTCATCGACCTCGCGGTCGGCCGGACGGCGTGGGCGGCGGCGCCGAAGCGCGCGAGCGGCGTCCACGCGGATGAGGCTGAGGCGGCCTTCCCGCTCACATGACGCGGATGTGGCGCTCCAGTTCCCACGGGGTGACCTGGCGGCGGTAGGCCGCGAACTCCTCGCGCTTGTTGCGCAGGAAATACTCGTAGACGTGCTCGCCGAGGGTCTCGGCCACGAGCTCCGACTCCTCCATCAGGCGCACCGCCTCGTCGAGGTTGTGCGGAAGCTCGCGCACGCCGAGCGCCTTGCGCTCCCGGTCGCTGAGCCGCGACACCTCGTTCTCGCTCTCCTCGGGCAGCGGGTACTCCTCCTCGATGCCCTTGAGGCCTGCGTTGAGCAGGACGGCGTAGGCGAGGTAGGGATTGACGGCGGAGTCGACGGCGCGGTATTCGATCCGCGCCGAGGACGTCTTGCCGGGCGTGAACTGCGGGATCCTGACCAGCGCGGACCGGTCGGCGCGGCCCCAGCACGCGAACTGCGGTGCCTCGGACCCGGAGACCAGTCGCTTGTACGAGTTGACCCACTGGTTGGTCACGGCCGTGATCTCCGGCGCGTGGCGCAGCAGGCCGGCGATGAAGTGCTTCGCCGTCTTCGAGAGGTTGTACTCGTCCGAGGCGTCGTAGAAGGCGTTGGTGTCACCCTCGAACAGCGACATGTGGGTGTGCATGCCGCTTCCCGCGAACTCGGAGAACGGCTTCGGCATGAACGTGGCGTGGATGCCCTGGCTGACGGCGACCTCACGGACCACGACGCGAAACGTCATCACGTTGTCTGCCATGGTCAGAGCGTCGGCGTAGCGCAGGTCGATCTCGTGCTGGCCCGGCGCCGCCTCGTGGTGGCTGAACTCGACCGAGATGCCCATCTGCTCGAGCATGGTGATCGCGTCGCGGCGGAAGTCGGTCCCGTCGCCGAGCGTCGTGTGGTCGAAGTAGCCGCCCTCGTCGAGGGGCTCCGGAGGCAGCAGGTTGCGCAGCAGAAAGAACTCGATCTCGGGATGGATGTAGTAGGTGAACCCCATGTCGCTCGCCTTCTGCATCGCGCGCTTGAGCACGAAGCGGGGGTCGGCGTAGCTCGGGGACCCGTCGGGCAGCTTGATGTCGCAGAACATGCGCGCCGTCGAGCGGCCCGCCTGGCGCCACGGGAGCACCTGATAGGACGAGGGATCGGGATGGGCGACCATGTCGGACTCGTAGACGCGGGCGAAGCCTTCGATGGCGGAGCCATCGAACCCGACACCCTCCGCGATCGCCCCTTCGACCTCCGCAGGCGCGATCGCCACGGACTTCAGCGAGCCGAGCACATCGGTGAACCAGAGCCGCACGAACCGGATGCCGCGCTCCTCCATCGAGCGGAGGACGAACTCAGTCTGCCTATCCATGCCCGCAAGTGTGCCCGCCGGATGTTACAACCGCGTGACGACCGGAGCGTGAGACGAGGTCAACCTAGACTTGCCCCATGGCTCAGCCCGGCTGGTATCCCGACCCCGAAGGCGGCCCGACCCCGCGCTGGTGGGACGGCCGTTCCTGGGCACCACGACCTCACGGCTCCGGGCAGCCTCCGAAGGGACGCGGAGGCCTCATCATCGGCCTCGCGATCGGCGTCGTGTTCGTCGGCCTCCTGGCGGGGTTGCTGATCCTGCGTCCGTGGGACGGCACCGCCCCCGTCGGCACGGACACCCGCACCGCCCGGCCGACCGGGACGCAGTGGGACGAGCGCAAGACCTCCCCCGATCCCGACGAGGAGGGCTCCGAGCGCCCCTGCCCCATGGCCGAGGGGGACGACTTCGTGCGCGGAAGGGGCAACACGTTCACCTCGAGCGGGATGAGCTTCGACGGCGTGAGCGGATGGGAGGACTCGCTCGGCTGGTCGCTCGACTTCGCGACGCAGCGCACCGGCCAGGAGCAGTGGGTCGCCGAGGGCTGGGTCGCCGCGATCGCCATGGGCGGCCTCGACGTCGACGAGTACTCCTCCGATCCGCGCACCGCCGCGTCCCAGGTGGCCGACTGCATGTCGAGCTGGGTCTACGAGGGGCTGCTCGGCCGCAGCGAGCTGACCGACGACCGCGCCTACACGACAAGCGACGGCGTCGCGGGCTGGCTGCTGGAGTACAACTACTGGAACAACGACGACGTCGAGCTCGAGAACATCGAAGGCGACGTGGTGGTCTTCCTCGTGCTCGACACCGGCGACCCGCAGCGGCTGACCATCTTCCACTCGCAGGTCCCGATCGGCGACGATGCCCTGGCCACGAAGGTCGATGCGGCCCAGTCCTCGCTGCGTCGCGCCTAGCCGTGCGTGTCGCGTGCCGGGGCGGCGCTCCCACCGTCACCTAAACTGGCCCCATGGCACAGCCGGGTTGGTACGCAGATCCCACGGCGCCTGACGGTCGCAGGTACTGGGACGGTCAGCGCTGGATCGACCCGACCCCGCAGAAGAAGACGCCGGCCACCTGGTTGTGGCTGGGGATCGCGCTCGTCGTGGTTGCGAGCATCGTCGCCGCACTGATCCTGTGGCCCAGTGCCGGGAACCCCTTCGCAGCCACGCCCGAGGACACCCGCACCGCCCGACCGACCGGCACCCAGTGGGACGAGCGCCAGCCGTCGGAGACGCCGACTCCCACCCCCGTCGAGACGGGCTTCGGCGAACCGATCGACTGCCCCACCGCCGAAAGTTCGCCGCGCAGTGAGGTGAGAGACGGGAGGCTGTCGAGCGCGGGCCTGTCCATCGAGGCGCCGCGCGGCGAATGGACCGACTCTCCGGCCTACATCGACTGGATGCACGACGACAACTCGATGATCCGCTCGATCGCTCCCGGCTGGATCAGCAACGTGAACCTCGGCTACATCAAGGTCTCCGACGGCTTCTCCGACTCGCTGCCGCAGGCGGCCGAACAGTTCATCACCTGCATGGCCTCCTCCGGCATGTTCGAGAGCTTCGAGAAGCGCGAGGTGCTGCGCAACGAGGACTTCAGCGTCTCCGGCAGGATCGGCTGGCGGCTGACCTCGAACATCTACGTCAGCAACCAGCGCCACAACAACATCGAGGGCGACACCGTCGATGTCGTGCTCGTGCCGACCGAAGACAAGGACAAGATCGCCGTCTACGTCACCTGCGCGACGATCGACCTGAGGGACAATCAGGAAGAGACGAACCAGATGCTGCAGTCCCTGCGCTGGGACGGCTGACGACGGCGCTTCACCGCTGGGTGCTCCGCACACCGCAGCACTAGACTTGGGCCTCGTGAACCCAGTGACCGCGTACGACATCACCCCCATCCGCGACGTCCCCCGCTCCATCCGACGCCCCGAGTACGTGGGCCGTCCGGCGCCCGAGCGCTACACAGGCTCGGATGTGCAGAGCGACGAGGTGATCGAGAGGATGCGCGTCGCGGGTCGGATCGCGCACAGCGCGATGATGGAGGCGTCGAAGGCGATCGCCCCCGGAGTCACCACCGATGAACTCGACCGCGTGGCACACGAGTACATGCTCGATCACGGCGCCTATCCGTCGACGCTCGGCTACCGCGGGTTCCCCAAGTCGATCTGCACCTCCGTCAACGAGGTGATCTGCCACGGCATCCCCGACCTGCGTCCGCTCGAGGACGGCGACCTGGTCAAGATCGACTGCACGGCCTTCATCGACGGGGTGCACGGCGACAACTGCGGCACCTTCTTCTGCGGAGACGTCGACGAGGAGTCGCGGCTGCTCGCGGAGCGCACCCAGGAGGCGATGAACCGCGCCATCCGCGCGGTGAAGCCAGGCAGGCCGATCTCGGTGATCGGGCGCGTGATCGAGGCCTACGCGAAGCGCTTCGGCTACGGCGTGGTGCGCGACTACACCGGCCACGGCGTGCACACCGCCTTCCACTCCGGACTCGTGATCCTGCACTACGACGAGCCGCGCCTCAACACGGTGCTGCAGCCGGGCATGACGTTCACCATCGAGCCGATGCTCACCCTCGGCTCCGCCGAGACCGAGCAGTGGGACGACGACTGGACGGTCGTGACCGTCGACGGTTCTCGCTGCGCCCAGTTCGAGCAGTCGCTGGTGGTCACCCCCGACGGCGCCGAGGTGCTGACCGCCCCCTGAGCGGACAATTCCTCTCAACCAACCGGGGAGGGGAACCCGTAGTGGTGGGTATGAAAGGCACAGATGCAGACGAGGCGTTCAACGGCTTCGTCACCGCACACTCACCGGCCCTGCGCCGCACGGCGTACCTGCTGACCGGGTCGACGTCCGCGGCCGAGGACCTGCTGCAGGACGCGCTGGTCAAGCTGTGGCTCGCCTGGCACCGGGTGGAGGCATCCACCGCGAGCGCCTACACACGTCGGATCATGGTCAACCTGGCCACCGACCGTTGGCGGCGCAGGCGTTACGCGACGGTCCCCGTCGAGGAGGCCGAACGCTTCGCCGACCAGGGCGCCGCCCGCACCTTCGAGGCGAGCGAGGACCGCGCGTTCATCGTCGGCCAGCTCGCCCAGCTGTCTGCGAAGGAGCGCGCCATCGTGGTCCTGCGCTACTACCACGACCTCGCCGAGGCAGACGTCGCGGAAGCGGTCGGCTGCTCGGTCGGCACGGTCAAGTCCACCTGTTCCCGCGCGCTGGCCCGCATCCGTACCCGTGCCGAGGCCGCGCTGATCACCTCGAGGAGCACCTCATGACCCCCATGGATGAGAACGAACTGCGCCGCGAACTCGCGCAGGTCACCGTCCCGCAGCGTGACGACTCCGCCCTCACGGCCTCCGTCATCGCACGTGGACGCGGAATCAAGCGCCGAAGGGGCATCGTGGCCGCCCTGGCCGTCGCCCTCGTTGCGGTCGGCGGCATCGGGCTTGGCGTCTCGCTGATGCCCGGCGAGACGACCGCCCCGGCCACGGCGTCGCCTTCGCCCGCCCCGTCGCAGACGCAGGCCCCGACTGTGCAGTCGCCGTCGCTGCCTGCACCTTCCGCGTCGGCAAGTCCCAGCCCGACGGCGCCGGCCTTCACCCCCGTCTGGACCGACCCGGGAAAGCTGCCCGGCCAGATCGGGGACCTCGGCGGCTGGGTGCTCCCCCTCGACTCGCATGA harbors:
- the map gene encoding type I methionyl aminopeptidase, which translates into the protein MNPVTAYDITPIRDVPRSIRRPEYVGRPAPERYTGSDVQSDEVIERMRVAGRIAHSAMMEASKAIAPGVTTDELDRVAHEYMLDHGAYPSTLGYRGFPKSICTSVNEVICHGIPDLRPLEDGDLVKIDCTAFIDGVHGDNCGTFFCGDVDEESRLLAERTQEAMNRAIRAVKPGRPISVIGRVIEAYAKRFGYGVVRDYTGHGVHTAFHSGLVILHYDEPRLNTVLQPGMTFTIEPMLTLGSAETEQWDDDWTVVTVDGSRCAQFEQSLVVTPDGAEVLTAP
- a CDS encoding glutamine synthetase family protein encodes the protein MEERGIRFVRLWFTDVLGSLKSVAIAPAEVEGAIAEGVGFDGSAIEGFARVYESDMVAHPDPSSYQVLPWRQAGRSTARMFCDIKLPDGSPSYADPRFVLKRAMQKASDMGFTYYIHPEIEFFLLRNLLPPEPLDEGGYFDHTTLGDGTDFRRDAITMLEQMGISVEFSHHEAAPGQHEIDLRYADALTMADNVMTFRVVVREVAVSQGIHATFMPKPFSEFAGSGMHTHMSLFEGDTNAFYDASDEYNLSKTAKHFIAGLLRHAPEITAVTNQWVNSYKRLVSGSEAPQFACWGRADRSALVRIPQFTPGKTSSARIEYRAVDSAVNPYLAYAVLLNAGLKGIEEEYPLPEESENEVSRLSDRERKALGVRELPHNLDEAVRLMEESELVAETLGEHVYEYFLRNKREEFAAYRRQVTPWELERHIRVM
- a CDS encoding DUF2510 domain-containing protein, producing the protein MAQPGWYPDPEGGPTPRWWDGRSWAPRPHGSGQPPKGRGGLIIGLAIGVVFVGLLAGLLILRPWDGTAPVGTDTRTARPTGTQWDERKTSPDPDEEGSERPCPMAEGDDFVRGRGNTFTSSGMSFDGVSGWEDSLGWSLDFATQRTGQEQWVAEGWVAAIAMGGLDVDEYSSDPRTAASQVADCMSSWVYEGLLGRSELTDDRAYTTSDGVAGWLLEYNYWNNDDVELENIEGDVVVFLVLDTGDPQRLTIFHSQVPIGDDALATKVDAAQSSLRRA
- a CDS encoding DUF2510 domain-containing protein, with product MAQPGWYADPTAPDGRRYWDGQRWIDPTPQKKTPATWLWLGIALVVVASIVAALILWPSAGNPFAATPEDTRTARPTGTQWDERQPSETPTPTPVETGFGEPIDCPTAESSPRSEVRDGRLSSAGLSIEAPRGEWTDSPAYIDWMHDDNSMIRSIAPGWISNVNLGYIKVSDGFSDSLPQAAEQFITCMASSGMFESFEKREVLRNEDFSVSGRIGWRLTSNIYVSNQRHNNIEGDTVDVVLVPTEDKDKIAVYVTCATIDLRDNQEETNQMLQSLRWDG
- a CDS encoding SigE family RNA polymerase sigma factor — translated: MKGTDADEAFNGFVTAHSPALRRTAYLLTGSTSAAEDLLQDALVKLWLAWHRVEASTASAYTRRIMVNLATDRWRRRRYATVPVEEAERFADQGAARTFEASEDRAFIVGQLAQLSAKERAIVVLRYYHDLAEADVAEAVGCSVGTVKSTCSRALARIRTRAEAALITSRSTS